Proteins encoded within one genomic window of Polycladomyces subterraneus:
- the hslV gene encoding ATP-dependent protease subunit HslV — protein MSAFHATTICAVRHQGAAAMAGDGQVTFGNQMVMKHRAKKVRRLYKGKVVAGFAGSVADAITLFEKFESKLEEFNGNLPRAAVELAKEWRSDKVLRRLEAMMIVMDNEHLLLIAGTGEVIEPDDDIIAIGSGGSYALAAARALKRHVPEMSAREIVEAALKIAGEICVFTNDQIVVEEV, from the coding sequence ATGTCTGCATTTCACGCGACGACCATTTGTGCCGTACGTCACCAAGGAGCAGCGGCGATGGCAGGTGACGGCCAGGTGACGTTCGGTAACCAGATGGTGATGAAGCATAGGGCCAAAAAAGTGCGTCGGTTATACAAGGGTAAAGTGGTTGCCGGTTTTGCCGGGTCCGTGGCTGATGCCATCACCTTATTCGAAAAGTTTGAAAGCAAGCTGGAGGAGTTCAACGGCAATCTGCCGCGGGCCGCGGTGGAGCTGGCGAAGGAATGGCGGTCAGACAAGGTTTTGCGCCGGTTGGAGGCGATGATGATCGTGATGGACAACGAACACCTCCTGCTGATTGCGGGTACGGGCGAGGTGATCGAACCGGATGATGACATCATCGCGATCGGTTCGGGCGGCAGTTATGCTTTGGCGGCGGCCCGGGCATTGAAACGGCATGTACCCGAGATGTCCGCCCGCGAAATCGTCGAGGCCGCATTGAAGATCGCCGGCGAAATCTGTGTTTTCACCAACGACCAAATCGTCGTGGAGGAGGTATGA
- the topA gene encoding type I DNA topoisomerase: MADSLVIVESPAKAKTIGKYLGKNYIVKASMGHVRDLPKSQLGVDIEHRYEPKYITIRGKGSVLKELREASKKVKRVYLAADPDREGEAIAWHLAHSLDLELDKPCRVVFNEITKQAVREAFKHPRKIDMDLVNAQQARRILDRLVGYGISPLLWKKVKKGLSAGRVQSVAVKLIIDREKEIRNFQPEEYWTVTAVLLAGDEPFEAKFYGYGKDKAELKSEDDVKQLLEKIKGKRFVVGEIKKSERRRNPAPPFITSSLQQEAARKLNFRAAKTMSVAQQLYEGVELGKEGSVGLITYMRTDSTRVSEVAQTEARQYIAQQFGENFVPSQPRSHKKSAGAQDAHEAIRPTSVMRTPSQVKPYLSRDQFRLYKLIWERFVASQMAPAVLDVISCEVHAGDAVFRATGSKVKFPGFMKVYVEGNDDNQKEEDKLLPPLEEGQVLKRKSIEPKQHFTQPPPRYTEARLVRTLEELGIGRPSTYAPTLETIQKRGYVTLEDKRFIPTELGEIVIELMEEFFPEILNVEFTANMEEELDHIEEGKVDWVKVLDAFYRQFRERLNVAEKEMETVEIQDEVSDESCEKCGRPMVYKFGRYGKFLACSGFPDCRNTKPILKSTGVTCPKCKQGEIVERKTKRRRTFYGCSRYPECDFVSWDQPAPRPCPRCDNLMVIKKKKNESVIHCTECDYETTER; the protein is encoded by the coding sequence ATGGCCGATTCGCTCGTGATTGTCGAATCGCCCGCCAAAGCCAAAACCATCGGGAAATACTTGGGCAAGAATTATATCGTGAAAGCATCGATGGGACACGTGCGGGATTTGCCCAAAAGCCAGTTGGGCGTAGATATCGAACACCGTTATGAACCGAAATACATCACCATCCGGGGAAAGGGAAGTGTGCTGAAAGAACTGCGCGAAGCGAGCAAAAAAGTCAAACGCGTGTATCTCGCCGCTGACCCGGATCGTGAGGGGGAAGCGATCGCGTGGCATTTGGCGCACAGTTTGGATCTGGAGTTGGATAAGCCCTGCCGGGTGGTGTTCAACGAAATCACCAAGCAAGCCGTACGCGAAGCGTTTAAGCATCCGCGCAAAATCGACATGGATTTGGTCAATGCCCAGCAGGCGCGCCGAATTTTGGATCGGCTCGTGGGATACGGCATCAGTCCCTTGCTGTGGAAAAAGGTGAAGAAAGGACTGAGTGCCGGTCGGGTCCAGTCGGTGGCCGTCAAGCTGATCATTGACCGGGAAAAGGAGATCCGAAACTTCCAGCCCGAAGAGTACTGGACGGTCACTGCCGTGCTGTTGGCCGGCGATGAACCGTTCGAGGCCAAATTTTACGGCTACGGCAAGGACAAGGCCGAGTTGAAATCCGAAGATGACGTAAAGCAACTGCTGGAGAAGATTAAAGGAAAGCGGTTCGTCGTCGGGGAGATCAAAAAAAGTGAACGTAGACGCAACCCGGCTCCGCCGTTTATCACCAGTTCCCTGCAGCAGGAAGCGGCCCGTAAGCTCAATTTCCGCGCGGCCAAAACGATGTCGGTGGCACAACAGCTGTACGAAGGGGTGGAGTTGGGCAAAGAAGGTTCCGTCGGGTTGATCACCTACATGCGGACGGACTCGACACGGGTGTCGGAAGTGGCGCAAACGGAAGCGCGGCAATACATTGCGCAACAGTTCGGGGAAAACTTTGTGCCGTCTCAGCCCCGGTCGCACAAAAAGAGCGCCGGTGCGCAGGATGCTCACGAAGCGATCCGGCCCACCTCGGTTATGCGTACACCAAGTCAGGTCAAGCCGTATCTGAGCCGTGACCAATTCCGGTTGTACAAACTGATTTGGGAGCGGTTCGTGGCCAGTCAAATGGCGCCGGCCGTGCTGGATGTCATCTCTTGCGAGGTGCACGCCGGAGACGCGGTGTTCCGCGCTACCGGTTCCAAGGTGAAATTCCCCGGTTTCATGAAGGTGTACGTGGAGGGCAACGACGATAACCAAAAAGAGGAGGACAAACTCCTGCCTCCGTTGGAGGAGGGGCAAGTCCTGAAAAGGAAATCGATCGAACCCAAACAGCACTTCACCCAGCCGCCTCCTCGCTATACGGAGGCGAGACTGGTGCGAACGTTGGAAGAATTGGGGATCGGTCGCCCCAGTACCTACGCGCCGACACTGGAAACCATCCAGAAGCGTGGTTATGTCACGTTGGAGGACAAACGATTCATTCCCACCGAATTGGGGGAGATCGTCATCGAACTGATGGAGGAATTCTTCCCCGAAATTCTCAACGTAGAGTTTACAGCCAATATGGAAGAGGAATTGGACCACATAGAAGAAGGTAAGGTAGACTGGGTCAAGGTGCTGGACGCGTTTTACCGTCAGTTCCGTGAACGGTTGAATGTGGCGGAAAAAGAAATGGAAACGGTCGAGATCCAGGACGAAGTGTCAGATGAATCATGTGAGAAGTGCGGTCGTCCGATGGTATACAAATTTGGCCGTTACGGCAAGTTTCTGGCCTGTTCCGGTTTTCCGGATTGCCGTAACACCAAGCCGATACTCAAATCGACGGGTGTGACCTGCCCCAAATGCAAGCAGGGTGAAATCGTGGAACGTAAAACCAAACGCCGTCGGACATTTTACGGTTGCAGCAGGTACCCGGAATGCGATTTCGTTTCATGGGATCAGCCGGCACCGCGTCCATGCCCCCGTTGCGACAACTTGATGGTGATCAAAAAGAAAAAGAACGAATCCGTGATTCACTGTACCGAATGCGACTATGAAACGACTGAGCGTTGA
- the hslU gene encoding ATP-dependent protease ATPase subunit HslU, whose product MAQANRKREQLTPRQIVEELDKYIVGQKEAKRAVAIALRNRYRRSLLPDEIKDEVVPKNILMIGPTGVGKTEIARRLAKLVGAPFVKVEATKFTEVGYVGRDVESMVRDLVETAIRMVKAEKIEEVKERAEELAEDRIVEILVPSRKPGAGFKNPLEALFQSATSPRTDDMDEVERGRVAEKRRQVREKLIRGELEDQMIEIEVEDSSLPMMDMFAGSGVEQMGINMQEMLGQFLPKRTKKRRLPVREARKVLIQEEGQKLIDMDQVIQESLERVEQSGIIFIDELDKIAGKDRGTGPDVSREGVQRDILPIVEGSTVMTKYGPVKTDHILFIAAGAFHTAKPSDLIPELQGRFPIRVELNDLTADDFVRILTEPKSALLKQYAALLETEGIKVKFTDEAIREIAELAAEVNKGTENIGARRLHTVLECLLEELSFEAPDIHLEEIVITPEYVRDRLAKIVQNRDLSQYIL is encoded by the coding sequence ATGGCGCAAGCCAATCGCAAGCGGGAACAGCTGACGCCGCGCCAGATCGTGGAGGAGCTGGACAAATACATCGTCGGTCAGAAAGAGGCCAAACGTGCGGTGGCGATTGCCCTGCGCAACCGCTATCGCCGCAGTTTATTACCGGATGAGATCAAAGACGAGGTGGTGCCGAAAAACATCCTGATGATCGGACCCACCGGCGTCGGAAAAACGGAGATTGCCCGTCGTCTGGCCAAATTGGTGGGTGCACCGTTCGTCAAGGTGGAGGCGACCAAATTCACCGAAGTAGGTTATGTCGGTCGGGACGTAGAGTCGATGGTGCGCGACTTGGTGGAAACGGCCATTCGTATGGTGAAGGCGGAGAAGATCGAAGAAGTGAAGGAACGCGCCGAAGAGCTGGCCGAGGATCGGATCGTCGAAATCTTGGTGCCGTCGCGCAAACCCGGAGCGGGATTCAAAAATCCGTTGGAAGCGTTGTTCCAATCCGCCACTTCCCCCCGGACAGACGACATGGATGAGGTCGAACGCGGTCGCGTTGCGGAAAAACGTCGTCAAGTGCGGGAAAAGTTGATCCGCGGCGAGTTGGAAGACCAAATGATCGAGATCGAAGTGGAAGACAGCTCCTTGCCGATGATGGATATGTTTGCAGGCTCGGGCGTGGAGCAGATGGGGATCAACATGCAGGAGATGCTGGGACAGTTTTTACCCAAACGGACGAAGAAGCGGCGTTTACCCGTACGCGAGGCGCGCAAGGTGTTGATCCAAGAGGAAGGGCAAAAACTGATCGACATGGATCAGGTGATACAGGAGTCCCTTGAACGGGTTGAACAATCCGGGATCATCTTCATCGACGAGTTGGACAAAATCGCCGGAAAGGACCGTGGCACCGGGCCGGATGTCTCCCGAGAGGGTGTGCAGCGAGATATATTGCCGATCGTCGAGGGTTCGACGGTGATGACCAAATACGGCCCGGTCAAGACGGATCATATTTTGTTCATCGCCGCGGGGGCGTTTCACACGGCCAAACCGTCCGATCTTATCCCGGAACTGCAGGGGCGTTTTCCCATTCGCGTGGAGCTGAACGATTTGACGGCGGATGACTTCGTCCGGATCCTGACCGAGCCCAAAAGCGCGCTGCTCAAACAATACGCTGCCCTGCTGGAAACCGAGGGGATCAAAGTGAAGTTCACCGATGAAGCGATTCGCGAGATTGCCGAGCTGGCTGCCGAAGTGAACAAAGGAACGGAAAACATCGGGGCCCGCCGTTTGCACACCGTGTTGGAGTGTCTGTTGGAGGAACTCTCGTTTGAAGCCCCGGACATCCATTTGGAAGAAATCGTGATCACGCCGGAATATGTGCGGGATCGCCTGGCCAAGATCGTCCAAAATAGGGACTTGAGCCAATACATTTTGTGA
- the sucC gene encoding ADP-forming succinate--CoA ligase subunit beta yields MNVHEYQGKEVLKQYGVAVPNGRVAFTPEEAVEAARALGGDLWVVKAQIHAGGRGKAGGVKLARSLDEVRAYAEELLGKVLVTHQTGPEGKEVKRLLIEEGCKIEKEYYVGMVVDRSKGRVTMMASEEGGTEIEEVAAKTPEKIFKETIDPAVGLLPFQARRLAYAINIPRDRVNQAVKFMMGLYQAFVDKDCSLAEINPLVTTADGRVMALDAKLNFDDNALYRHPDIVELRDLDEEDPKEVEASKYDLNYIALDGNIGCMVNGAGLAMATMDIIKHYGGEPANFLDVGGGATTEKVTEAFKIILADPNVKGILVNIFGGIMKCDVIATGVVEAAKQVGLDRPLVVRLEGTNVEKGKQILNESGLKIVAADSMADAAQKIVSLVK; encoded by the coding sequence ATGAACGTACATGAGTACCAGGGCAAAGAGGTGCTGAAACAGTACGGGGTTGCGGTGCCGAACGGGCGAGTCGCTTTCACCCCGGAGGAAGCGGTGGAAGCGGCCCGGGCGTTGGGCGGCGATCTGTGGGTGGTCAAAGCGCAAATTCACGCCGGCGGCCGCGGTAAAGCGGGTGGAGTGAAGCTGGCGCGCAGTTTGGATGAAGTACGCGCGTATGCGGAGGAATTGCTGGGCAAAGTGCTTGTCACCCACCAAACCGGCCCGGAAGGAAAAGAAGTGAAGCGCCTCCTCATCGAAGAAGGATGCAAAATCGAGAAAGAATACTACGTCGGCATGGTCGTGGACCGTTCCAAAGGTCGCGTGACGATGATGGCTTCCGAAGAAGGTGGAACAGAGATTGAAGAAGTGGCGGCCAAAACACCGGAAAAAATCTTCAAGGAAACGATCGATCCGGCTGTTGGCTTGCTGCCGTTCCAAGCCCGTCGTCTCGCTTATGCGATCAACATCCCCCGCGATCGGGTGAACCAGGCTGTCAAGTTCATGATGGGCTTGTACCAAGCGTTCGTCGATAAAGATTGTTCGCTGGCAGAAATCAACCCGCTCGTCACGACGGCAGACGGTCGCGTGATGGCGTTGGATGCCAAGCTGAACTTCGACGACAACGCCCTGTATCGCCATCCCGACATCGTGGAGTTGCGCGATCTGGACGAAGAAGATCCGAAAGAAGTGGAAGCTTCCAAATACGATCTCAACTACATTGCCCTGGACGGCAATATCGGTTGTATGGTGAACGGGGCCGGCCTGGCGATGGCGACGATGGATATCATCAAACATTACGGCGGCGAACCTGCCAACTTCCTGGATGTGGGCGGCGGCGCGACGACCGAAAAAGTGACCGAGGCCTTCAAGATCATCTTGGCGGACCCCAACGTGAAGGGGATTTTGGTCAACATTTTCGGCGGCATCATGAAATGTGACGTGATCGCCACCGGCGTCGTGGAAGCGGCCAAACAGGTGGGGCTGGACCGGCCTCTGGTGGTGCGGCTGGAAGGAACCAATGTGGAAAAAGGCAAACAGATCCTGAACGAATCCGGCTTGAAAATCGTAGCTGCCGATTCGATGGCCGACGCGGCGCAAAAAATCGTTTCGCTGGTGAAGTGA
- the sucD gene encoding succinate--CoA ligase subunit alpha, whose translation MSIFVNKDTKVIVQGITGSNGLFHTKQMIEYGTQIVAGVTPGKGGTQVEGVPVFNTLAEAVEKTGANASVIYVPPAFAADAIMEAVDAELDLVVCITEGIPVLDMVKVKRYMEGKKTRLIGPNCPGVITPGECKIGIMPGYIHTPGHVGIVSRSGTLTYEAVHQLTTRGIGQSTAVGIGGDPVNGTNFIDCLKAFQEDPDTKAVILIGEIGGTAEEEAAEWIRDNMDIPVVGFIGGQTAPPGKRMGHAGAIISGGKGTAAEKIAKLEECGVKVAPTPAAIGETLVEVLKENGLLEACITKK comes from the coding sequence TTGAGCATTTTCGTCAATAAAGACACCAAAGTCATCGTGCAGGGCATCACCGGTTCCAACGGTTTGTTCCACACCAAGCAAATGATTGAATACGGCACCCAAATCGTGGCCGGCGTCACCCCGGGAAAAGGGGGCACCCAAGTGGAAGGCGTGCCGGTATTCAATACCTTGGCCGAAGCGGTGGAAAAAACGGGAGCCAATGCGTCGGTGATCTATGTGCCGCCGGCATTCGCTGCAGACGCGATCATGGAAGCAGTGGATGCGGAACTGGACCTGGTCGTCTGCATCACCGAAGGCATCCCGGTACTGGACATGGTAAAAGTGAAGCGGTATATGGAAGGCAAAAAGACGCGTCTGATCGGACCCAACTGTCCGGGAGTCATCACGCCGGGTGAGTGCAAGATCGGCATCATGCCCGGATACATTCACACCCCGGGTCACGTTGGGATCGTGTCCCGCAGCGGCACGCTCACCTATGAAGCGGTGCATCAGCTAACCACCCGCGGCATCGGGCAATCCACGGCGGTGGGGATCGGCGGAGATCCGGTGAACGGCACCAACTTCATCGACTGCTTGAAAGCGTTCCAGGAAGACCCGGACACCAAGGCGGTCATCCTGATCGGTGAAATCGGCGGTACCGCCGAAGAGGAGGCAGCCGAATGGATCCGGGACAACATGGACATACCGGTGGTCGGGTTTATCGGCGGACAAACGGCGCCTCCCGGTAAACGGATGGGGCATGCGGGCGCCATCATCTCCGGCGGTAAGGGTACCGCGGCGGAAAAAATCGCAAAATTAGAGGAGTGCGGGGTCAAAGTGGCACCCACTCCGGCCGCCATCGGCGAGACGCTGGTCGAGGTTCTGAAAGAGAACGGCTTGCTGGAAGCCTGCATCACGAAGAAATGA
- a CDS encoding YolD-like family protein, whose product MDRGNKLWEGHRMFLPEHAALYRERKRERHTPPVLDEQRWEEIDRLVSKAMREGRTLCWTIFHPDGPYVVQGRVGRIRPEQGWIEVCEAEGRIRVPLNRLVDVRSVEE is encoded by the coding sequence ATGGATCGCGGCAATAAACTGTGGGAGGGACACCGGATGTTTCTTCCGGAACATGCAGCGTTGTACCGTGAAAGAAAACGGGAACGGCATACTCCCCCCGTATTGGACGAACAGCGATGGGAAGAGATCGACCGGTTGGTATCCAAAGCCATGAGGGAAGGTCGGACACTGTGCTGGACCATTTTCCATCCTGATGGCCCCTATGTCGTCCAAGGCCGCGTCGGGCGGATTCGTCCCGAACAGGGATGGATCGAAGTGTGCGAAGCAGAAGGCAGGATACGGGTACCGCTGAATCGTCTGGTCGATGTCCGCTCGGTGGAGGAGTGA
- the rpsB gene encoding 30S ribosomal protein S2 gives MAVVSMKQLLEAGVHFGHQTRRWNPKMAKYIFTERNGIYIIDLQKTVKMMEEAYNFVRELAAQGGNLLFVGTKKQAQDAVREEAERCGMFYVNHRWLGGTLTNFQTIRKRIERLHQLEEMEQDGTFDVLPKKEVVLLRKEKARLEKFLGGIKHMKKLPDAVFIIDPRKERIAVAEARKLNIPIVAIVDTNCDPDEVDYVIPGNDDAIRAVRLFTSKMADAVLEGKQGEQSAS, from the coding sequence GTGGCTGTCGTTTCGATGAAACAATTGCTGGAAGCCGGTGTTCACTTCGGACACCAAACGCGTCGTTGGAACCCGAAAATGGCGAAATACATCTTCACGGAACGGAACGGGATCTACATTATCGACCTGCAAAAAACCGTGAAGATGATGGAAGAAGCCTACAACTTCGTCCGCGAGCTGGCCGCACAAGGCGGCAACCTCCTGTTTGTGGGGACCAAGAAGCAAGCGCAAGACGCAGTGCGGGAAGAAGCGGAACGCTGCGGCATGTTCTATGTCAACCATCGTTGGCTGGGTGGTACCCTGACCAACTTCCAAACGATCCGCAAGCGGATCGAGCGCCTGCACCAGCTGGAGGAAATGGAGCAAGACGGCACCTTTGATGTTCTGCCGAAAAAAGAAGTGGTGCTGCTGCGCAAAGAAAAGGCACGCCTGGAAAAATTCCTGGGCGGCATCAAGCATATGAAAAAACTGCCGGATGCGGTATTCATCATCGATCCGCGTAAAGAACGGATCGCTGTGGCTGAAGCACGTAAGCTGAACATCCCGATCGTGGCGATCGTGGATACCAACTGCGATCCGGACGAAGTGGATTATGTGATTCCGGGCAACGATGATGCCATCCGCGCTGTGCGGTTGTTCACCTCCAAAATGGCTGATGCCGTGTTGGAAGGGAAACAAGGCGAGCAAAGTGCTTCGTAA
- the codY gene encoding GTP-sensing pleiotropic transcriptional regulator CodY → MDLLTKARQINRLLQRTGGQSVSFMEMAEVLRDVIVANVYVVSRKGKILGYGIAQEYAVDEMNHVVLRDRRLPEEYNQLLKQVKETSPNLDETSEYSFTKQLGGMFEHRYTTVVPIVGGGDRLGTLLLTRFDAPFVDDDLVLAEYGATVVGMEILREKAEEAEEEARSRAVVQLAINSLSFSELEAVEHIFEELEGPEGLLVASKVADRVGITRSVIVNALRKLESAGVIESRSLGMKGTYIKVLNERLLVELAKLKEV, encoded by the coding sequence ATGGATTTGCTGACCAAAGCCCGCCAAATCAACCGCCTGTTACAGCGAACGGGTGGGCAGTCCGTGAGTTTCATGGAGATGGCCGAAGTATTGCGAGACGTCATCGTGGCCAACGTGTACGTGGTCAGTCGCAAGGGAAAAATTTTGGGCTACGGCATTGCTCAGGAATATGCGGTGGATGAAATGAATCACGTCGTGTTGCGTGATCGGCGTCTGCCGGAGGAATATAACCAGCTGTTGAAGCAGGTGAAGGAGACGTCCCCCAACTTGGACGAAACGAGTGAATACAGTTTCACGAAACAACTGGGCGGAATGTTTGAACACCGCTATACGACTGTGGTACCGATCGTCGGAGGCGGCGATCGACTGGGAACGCTTTTGCTCACCCGGTTTGACGCGCCGTTTGTTGACGATGATCTCGTCCTGGCGGAATACGGTGCGACAGTAGTCGGGATGGAAATATTGCGCGAAAAGGCGGAAGAGGCGGAAGAGGAAGCCCGCTCACGCGCGGTGGTCCAGCTGGCGATCAATTCGCTTTCATTCAGCGAGTTGGAAGCAGTGGAACACATTTTCGAGGAGCTGGAGGGGCCGGAGGGTCTGTTGGTGGCCAGCAAAGTAGCCGATCGTGTCGGCATCACCCGTTCCGTCATCGTCAACGCATTACGCAAACTGGAGAGCGCCGGTGTGATCGAATCGCGGTCGTTGGGGATGAAAGGCACGTATATCAAGGTCTTGAATGAAAGATTGTTGGTTGAATTGGCAAAACTGAAGGAAGTATGA
- the dprA gene encoding DNA-processing protein DprA, producing MKGAGWHTIDRLHRTGWVPSNPMSSAMMEAARAMGVSQQRLDRIREKCTPAFVREVKVELQRREIRAVTLWDDDYPSLLREIPQPPWVLYVKGDVSLLDSPGIAVVGTRKPTPYGRQAARMLSEQLAGAGWVVVSGMATGIDSEAHRGALRQNGAIVAVLGTGVDVVYPRNNHSLYHELIRHGAVCSEMPPGTGPHPGLFPQRNRIISGLSYGTVVVEAAERSGSLIIVDCSMEQGREVFAVPGPITSTQSPGTHRLIQEGAKCVRRVEDIWEEFTHLMPAPLLESFGEADSSLMVEEEVFALIGIDPVSLETVMNRCPIPAEAVHSVLLSLQLKRCIRQLPGMQFVRM from the coding sequence GTGAAGGGAGCGGGCTGGCATACCATCGATCGGTTGCATCGTACCGGTTGGGTGCCGTCGAATCCGATGTCCTCGGCCATGATGGAGGCGGCCAGGGCGATGGGCGTATCGCAACAGCGATTGGATCGGATAAGGGAAAAATGTACCCCGGCGTTTGTCCGTGAAGTAAAGGTGGAATTGCAAAGAAGGGAGATCCGTGCGGTTACATTGTGGGATGACGATTACCCATCCTTGCTGCGGGAGATCCCGCAACCTCCTTGGGTGTTATATGTCAAAGGGGATGTATCGCTCCTTGACAGCCCGGGCATTGCCGTGGTGGGGACGCGTAAGCCGACGCCTTACGGCCGCCAGGCGGCACGCATGTTATCGGAACAGTTGGCTGGCGCCGGCTGGGTGGTGGTCAGTGGAATGGCGACGGGGATTGACAGTGAAGCCCATCGCGGCGCATTGCGGCAAAACGGGGCGATCGTGGCTGTATTGGGGACGGGCGTCGATGTGGTATATCCGAGAAATAACCATTCATTGTATCACGAATTGATCCGACACGGTGCAGTCTGCTCGGAGATGCCGCCGGGCACGGGACCGCATCCCGGTCTTTTTCCTCAACGCAATCGCATCATCAGCGGATTGTCATACGGCACGGTGGTGGTGGAAGCCGCGGAGCGGAGCGGGTCGCTCATCATCGTCGACTGCAGCATGGAACAAGGACGGGAGGTGTTCGCGGTACCCGGACCGATCACGTCGACCCAAAGTCCGGGCACGCACCGCCTCATTCAGGAAGGGGCCAAATGTGTGCGACGGGTGGAAGACATTTGGGAAGAATTCACTCATCTGATGCCGGCACCTCTTCTCGAATCTTTTGGGGAAGCCGATTCTTCCCTGATGGTGGAGGAAGAGGTGTTCGCGCTTATCGGAATCGACCCCGTTTCATTGGAAACAGTGATGAATCGGTGTCCGATTCCGGCCGAAGCGGTTCATTCTGTCTTATTGTCCTTGCAGTTGAAACGGTGCATCCGGCAATTGCCGGGAATGCAGTTTGTTCGTATGTGA
- the trmFO gene encoding FADH(2)-oxidizing methylenetetrahydrofolate--tRNA-(uracil(54)-C(5))-methyltransferase TrmFO, protein MPKQPVNVIGAGLAGSEAAWQIAQRNVPVRLYEMRPVKRTPAHRGGDFAELVCSNSLRSNELTNAVGVLKEEMRRLDSLIMRCADQHAVPAGGALAVDREAFSAEVTAALHNISHVEIIQEEVTDIPEGITVIATGPLTSAALSEKLKALTGEEYLYFYDAAAPIVEKESIDMDKVFVASRYGKGEAAYLNCPMTEEEFDRFYDALVTAETAPLKEFEKEIYFEGCMPIEVMAKRGKKTLLFGPMKPVGLVNPRTGKQPFAVVQLRQDNSAGTLYNLVGFQTHLKWGEQKRIFRMIPGLENAEIVRYGVMHRNTFINSPKVLKPTYQFKNRDDLFFAGQMTGVEGYVESAASGLIAGINAARLAMGQDPVVFPHETAIGSLAHYITTADPDNFQPMNANFGLLPPLPQRIRSKKERNLKIAERALESLQAFSGELYTLS, encoded by the coding sequence ATGCCGAAACAACCGGTAAATGTGATCGGCGCCGGTTTGGCGGGGAGCGAAGCAGCGTGGCAGATTGCTCAACGCAACGTGCCGGTCCGTCTGTACGAGATGCGGCCGGTCAAACGGACGCCGGCACACAGGGGAGGCGATTTCGCCGAGCTGGTATGCAGCAACTCACTCCGCTCCAATGAATTGACCAATGCCGTGGGAGTATTAAAAGAAGAAATGCGTCGGTTGGACTCGCTGATTATGCGGTGTGCCGACCAACACGCCGTTCCCGCCGGGGGTGCGTTGGCCGTAGATCGTGAGGCGTTTTCAGCCGAGGTAACGGCGGCTTTGCACAATATCTCTCACGTGGAGATCATTCAAGAAGAAGTGACGGACATTCCCGAAGGGATCACCGTGATTGCGACGGGACCGCTTACTTCCGCCGCCCTGTCGGAGAAACTGAAAGCGTTGACCGGTGAGGAGTATCTGTATTTCTACGACGCGGCGGCCCCGATCGTGGAAAAAGAGAGCATCGACATGGACAAAGTATTTGTCGCTTCCCGCTACGGCAAGGGGGAAGCCGCATACCTCAACTGCCCGATGACCGAAGAGGAATTTGACCGGTTCTATGATGCGCTGGTCACGGCAGAGACGGCTCCGCTCAAGGAGTTTGAGAAAGAGATTTACTTTGAAGGTTGCATGCCGATCGAAGTGATGGCCAAACGGGGCAAAAAAACCTTGTTGTTCGGTCCGATGAAGCCTGTCGGACTGGTTAATCCCCGCACCGGAAAACAACCGTTTGCGGTGGTGCAACTACGGCAGGACAACAGTGCGGGGACGTTGTACAACTTGGTCGGTTTCCAAACCCATTTGAAATGGGGAGAACAAAAGCGGATATTCCGCATGATCCCGGGTTTGGAGAACGCCGAAATCGTACGGTACGGTGTGATGCACCGCAACACGTTCATCAATTCTCCTAAGGTGCTCAAGCCCACGTATCAATTCAAGAATCGGGATGATTTGTTCTTTGCCGGTCAGATGACCGGAGTGGAGGGATATGTCGAGTCGGCCGCCTCCGGCTTGATCGCAGGGATCAATGCGGCAAGGCTGGCCATGGGCCAAGACCCGGTTGTGTTTCCGCATGAGACGGCGATCGGTAGCCTCGCCCACTATATTACCACGGCCGATCCGGACAATTTCCAACCGATGAATGCCAACTTCGGGTTGTTGCCGCCGCTCCCTCAAAGAATCCGCTCCAAAAAGGAACGCAATCTGAAAATCGCCGAACGCGCATTGGAAAGCTTACAGGCATTTTCCGGCGAGTTGTATACCCTCTCTTGA
- a CDS encoding WYL domain-containing protein, translated as MVDIVLQQAVRRNEPVEIIYMDNRAGAITQRQIRIYRMTAETVQAYCYERQAVRTFRRDHILAAQRGERRHGSRQ; from the coding sequence ATGGTGGACATCGTGCTTCAACAGGCGGTTCGTAGAAATGAACCGGTAGAGATCATTTACATGGACAATCGAGCGGGTGCGATCACTCAACGACAGATACGGATTTACCGGATGACGGCAGAAACGGTCCAAGCTTATTGTTATGAACGACAAGCCGTGCGTACTTTCCGGCGGGATCATATTTTGGCCGCACAGAGGGGGGAGCGGCGGCATGGATCGCGGCAATAA